One stretch of Anas acuta chromosome W, bAnaAcu1.1, whole genome shotgun sequence DNA includes these proteins:
- the LOC137847396 gene encoding olfactory receptor 14C36-like translates to MSNKSTITEFLLLAFADTHELQLLHFALFLGIYLAALLGNGLILSAIACHHRLHTPMYFFLLNLALLDLGCISTTLPKAMANALWDTRAISYQGCVAQVLLLVFFFGAEFFLLTAMAYDRYVAICKPLHYGSLLGSRACAQMAAAAWGSGFLYSVLHTSNTFSLPLCQGNAVDQFFCEIPHILKLSCSHAYLREVRILLVSACLSVGCFVFIVVSYVEIFRAVLRMPSEQGRHKAFSTCLPHMAVVSLYFSTAMFAYLKPPSISSPSLDLVVSFLYSVVPPALNPLIYSMRNKELKEALRILSNGFLSKTCILYH, encoded by the coding sequence ATGTCCAACAAAAGCACTATCACAGAGTTCCTGttgctggcattcgcagacacgcacgagctgcagctcctgcacttcgcgctcttcctgggcatctacctggctgccctcctgggcaacggcctcatcctcagcgccatagcctgccaccaccgcctccacacccccatgtacttcttcctcctcaacctcgccctcctcgacctgggctgcatctccaccactctgcccaaagccatggccaatgccctctgggacaccagggccatctcttATCAAGGATGTGTTGCCCAAGTACTTCTTTTAGTCTTCTTTTTTGGTGCagagttttttcttctcactgccatggcctacgaccgctacgttgccatctgcaagcccctgcactacgggagcctcctgggcagcagagcttgtgcccagatggcagcagctgcctggggcagtggctttctgtATAGTGTCCTGCACACgtccaacacattttcccttcccctctgccaaggcaatgctgtggaccagttcttctgtgaaatcccccacatcctcaagctctcttGCTCacatgcctacctcagggaagtcaGGATTCTTCTGGTTAGTGCCTGTTTAagtgttggttgttttgttttcattgtggtgtctTATGtggagatcttcagggcagtgctgaggatgccctctgagcagggccggcacaaagccttttccacgtgcctccctcacaTGGCAGTGGTCTCCCTGTATTTCAGTACtgccatgtttgcctacctgaagcccccctccatctcctctccatccctggacctagtggtgtcatttctgtactcagtggtacctccagcactgaaccccctcatctacagcatgaggaataaGGAGCTCAAGGAGGCACTGAGGAT